Part of the Catalinimonas alkaloidigena genome, CGTCCCGGCACGCCAGAACGTCAAAAAAGCTGATCCGGTGTGACAGAAAAGCGAGTATACAACGCAGGGGACAAGCATCCGAAACCGGGGATGTGGGGATAAAAATAAAAATATGCCTGGTCGGTTGATAGTTTCCTGGTATTTTCCACTTAGGGATAAACGCAAGACGCACATGACCGAGAATCTTGTTTTGGAACCCGTTGTGGAAGACCAGGGAGCAGTCCGCGAGGCGCTGTTCCTGGATCTTTACCAGCGTGCCTTTCCGGTGGTGGCCCGCTATGTGGGCCGTCGGGGCGGCTCGTTCGACGAAGCTAAGGACGTCTTTCAGGATGCCCTCGTGATCTACTACGAAAAGCGCGTGGCCGGCACCCTGACGCTCCATGCCAGCGACAAGTCGTACCTGGTCGGCATAGCGAAGTATTTGTGGGGGCACCGCTACCGGGAGGAAATGCAGCACGTGTCGCTCGACCTGACGGACGACTGGACAGGGGAAGAAGCGGCGGCACCTTCGTCGACCCGTCTGTTGCGCTTTCTGGAAACGGCCGGACAGAAGTGCATGGAACTGCTCCGGGCATTTTATTACGACCAACTGCCCCTGAGGGAGATCGCGACGCAGTTCGGCTACGCGGGCGTGCGCTCGGCCACGGTCCGGAAGTACAAATGCCTGGAGAAAGTGAGAGACACTGTCAAAGAAAAATCCCTGCAGTATGAAGACTTTTTCGACTGACACCCGACACATCGACGCGCACCTGCACCAGCGGCAGGAGGGGGGCGAGGCGGCCCTGTTCGAAGCACGGCTGCTGCTGGACGACGACCTGCGCGAGAAGGTGCGGTGGCAACAAAAGACCTACCACCTCGTGCGGCAGTACGGCCGTCGCCAGCTCAAGGCCGAAATCGAAGCGGTGCACCAGCAGCTGTTTCAACGGCCGGAGCACGCCTCGTTCCGCCAGAAAGTCCTCCGGTGGTTTACTGCCCGCGACTAAATCCATACTCCTGTACTGAGCAAAAGCAACGCACGGCCTTCCGGGTCGCTGCCCATCACCGTGCCCTTTTCGGCTGCGGAGTGGGCCCACCATGCCCTTTTCAACGTCAACCGCTCCATCGCTGAGCCGTCCGTCGGCTGGACCACCGAGGCTGGGGCCGCCCGTCGGCTGAAGAGTTTGAAAACCTAAACCTCCGACAGTCCATCTACACCATTCTATTCACGCTATAACCCATTCACATCATGTTTACCCCAACTACCCCCCAGGCCAATCTGGTCCCGATGGTGATCGACAGCAGCAGCCGCGGCGAGCGCGCCTTCGACATCTACAGCCTGCTCCTGAAAGAGCGGGTCATCTTCCTGGGCAGCGGCATCGACGACCAGGTCGCGAACCTCATCGTGGCGCAGCTCCTCTACCTGAACAGCCAGAGCCAGAAGGAACAGATCAACCTCTACATCCACAGCCCCGGCGGCAGCGTCTATGCCGGACTCGCCATCTACGACGCCATGCAGATGATCGCCGCGCCCGTCTCGACCGTGTCGGTGGGTTTTTCGGCCAGCATGGGTACGGCCCTGTTGGCGGCGGGCTGCAAAGGGAAGCGGTACGCCCTGCCCCACGCCACGATCCACATGCACCCGACGGGCGGCGGCGCAAAAGGCTACACGGAAGACGTCCGCATTGCGACCCGCGAACAGGAGCGCATCCAGACGCAACTGTTCCATCTGATCGGCAAGCACTGCGGCCGGTCGTGGCGAGAGGTGGAAGAATTTTTCATCCGCGACAAGTACATGAATGCCATCGAGGCGCAGGAGTTCGGGCTGATCGACGAGGTGCTGGGCGATACGAGCGACCTGATTCTTCTGAAACAGTCGGCGCTGGAAGTCACGTTCTTCGGCAACGGCAAGCCCCTGACCAACGGATGATGGAATTGACAAAAAAACAAGTTGTCGCCGCCGAAGAGGCGCTGATCGCGGCGATGAGGCGGAACGATGCCGAGGCCCTGGACCCGATGCTGCACGACGCGCTGATCTTCCACACCCCGGACGGTCAGCGCGTCACCAAGGCGATGGACCTGGACGCGCACCGCTCCGGCGGGATGGTCGTCCATACGTTTGAGGTGCGTGAACGGCACGTGGAGATTGTGGGCGATACGGCGGTGCTTTCCTTCCACCTGAACGGCAGCGCTTCCGTCTTCGGCCAGCCGATGGACGGCCAGTTCCGCTACCTCCGCGTCTGGAAGTGGCTGGACCGCCGCCTGCAAGTCATCGGCGGCAGCTTCATCCGCATAGAGTAGGAGACCATGCCGCCGACTGACGGCCGGAAGCCTTGTGTAGGTTGCCACTCGTTAGAAAACAAGCGCGTGCAAGAGGTGGCAGGTATAGATTTCAATGGCTGGTCAAGCCGTGTTCGCGGCTTCATCATGCTATCGCAACGGTTTGTATATGGCTTGTGGCGGTTTCGAAGCAATTTCCTATCCACCGAAACCATACCTGGCTACGGAGCGAAAACCTTGCTGGCAGCTGTTCACCCGCCATAAGCTATATGCTTTGTTGGCATTAGTTTTTTATTTCTTTTTGTTTTAATCCCTGTTCTGAATCCGCTTTGTCAAGTACAACTGTCTTTGCCCAAAGATCTCCAAGTCGTTGGTTATACTCGGTATTTTTAATTGTCAGAATTCCTAGAAGTCCAAATGGCCAAAGGTCAATCATGTCAAGAAGGTGTCGTTTTAAGGATTGACCAAAAGTCAATGATTTCCGAGGGTCTGTTTTAGGTGCAACTTTTAATCCTTGACTTTTATTCCCTAAAGTAGAACCTGTCATTTGCTCAAGTCCAATAGTCAGAATAAACCAAACCACCGTTATTGAAAAACCTGGCCATCCATTTACCGAGTAGCCACCTTCGTCATTTGGTTCTCCGAACGAGTAAATCATTAGAAAGAAATACGACATTATCAGTCCGTAGTCAATAAGACCTGCTACGCATCGCTTTCCTAAACTAGGTTTAGTTTTCAGTTGATAGTCGTGTTCGAAGTCCATTTTTTAATTGACCCCAACGGTCTCGGCTAAGAAACGTACGGCTTTAGAACCGAATTTTTGTCGACCGTGACCTGATTTTTGTTGAAAGTGATAATCTTCATTTAACGTGTCGCCCGTATGTTTTTTATCCATTGTTGTACACGTTTTATTTGGTTTTTTCAAAGAGTATTCCATCGCCATCTGAGTTCGTAAAGAATTTGATTTTATGTCCGAAAATTCCATTTTCAATTCCTGCGCAAAGTATTTTACTCCCACATTTAAAACCCAACCTGCAACCACTATGCTCATAGTGATATTCATATTCACCTATTTCGCAAAGACCAAATTTTGGTATATCTAGCGAGTATGTCCCATTTTCTTTTAATTCTAGGATGTTTTTTTCAACTCCAAAGTCCCATGTTTTGACTTCGTACCTTCCTGTTATATCTGATCTTTTTGGTTCGTCGAGTATATAACCTTCGAAAAATTCGACTGATAAGAGCGTTAAAATCAGAGCGGTTCCCAGCAAAATGATGTTTTTTAATCTGTTTTTATTCATCTGATTTTAATGGTGTACAACGTATGGGTAACACACATGTGCGTTATTTCCTATAGACAGATGCCTCGCTCTTTTTACCCTGCATCGGCGGTAGCCTGCTTGTAGTCGCGGTTGACCACAAGGACAAACATGCCGCCTTCCTGTTGCAGGTAGCCTTGGTCGTAACAATAGTAGTACGTGTCGTTTTTGCGGGTGACGTACGTGCTGGTGAAGTGCTTAAAGTCGAAGCCCTGGCGGCGGAGCGCCTCTTCGGTCACCTTGACCACCCGGCCTTCGGGGTTCAGTTTTTCGAGAATGCGGCGGTTTTTCAGGAGGATGCGGTTGATGCGGCGCACCAGGTTGGTCGCGTCCGTGCGCTGGCGATTATGGTGGCTGGTGCGACACTGGTCCGAGCAAAAACGCTGGTCGGCGCGTCCGTGGAGTACGGTGCCACACTCTTCGCAATGGCGTTCTTCAGTTTCTGACATGAGCGGTAAAGGACGGGTACAGAGGCAAGGTAGCTAAAAATTATCCGTGTACAAACGTTTAAGTAAAATTAAACGTTTGTACACGTTTATAAACGTAAGTACATGTTTACCATACGATTACACCCTACTCTATTTATTTCCTTTGCATCAGTTCCATTGTTTAACACAAACCAACAAGTGCCATGAATGCTTTAAGAAATCGTGTGATGTTGATCGGCAAACTGGGTGCAGATCCTGAAATCAAGCAACTGAACAGCAGCCCGGGGGCAGCTCCCCGTACGCTCGCCAAATTTTCGCTTGCCACGGACGAGGTCTACCGCAATGCCCAGGGCGAGAAGGTCACCGAGACGCAGTGGCATAGCATCACCGCCTGGGGACGCCTGGCCGAAATTGCGGCCCAGTACCTGACCAAAGGCCGTGAAGTGGCGGTAGAGGGGAAGATCGTCTACCGCAGCTACGAGGATGCGCAGGGCAACCGCCGTTTCAGCACCGAGATCGTGATCAACGACTTGTTGATGCTGGGGCAGAAGCCCAAAGCCGAAACCGAATTAGACCCCCTGTTGGTCGCCTAGTGGAACGTGGCGGGTCGGCCGCTCCGGGGCCAACGCCTCGCGCGGTGCGGTCGATCCGGCCTGATCCCCTTCTTCATCATCATCCATCATCACTAACCTCAACGAATCATGTCAACTCCCAAAATGAATAAAGCGGCGGTCGTAGAACGCTACGACATCGCCAACTCCAGCGAAACCCTGCACCTGGCCAACGACGTGCAGAAGTTCATCACCGAGAACAAACTGTTCATGAACATCCAGGGCAAAGCCTACGTGAACGTGGAAGGCTGGCAGTACGCCGGTGCGCGGCTGGGCATCCTGCCCGTGGTGGAAGAACTGCTCAACGTCGGCGACGAGCAGGAGATCAAGTACCAGGCAAAGGTGAAACTCCTGAACCTGAAGCCCGACGCCGACGGTACGCCGGGCGTGCCCAACGGCGCGTCGGTGGTAGGGACGGGCTACGCCATCTGTTCCAACAAGGAGAACGGCAAGCGCTTCTACCAGGAATTTGCCATCGCGTCGATGGCCCAGACCCGCGCCATCGGGAAGGCCTACCGCAAC contains:
- a CDS encoding RNA polymerase sigma factor, with translation MTENLVLEPVVEDQGAVREALFLDLYQRAFPVVARYVGRRGGSFDEAKDVFQDALVIYYEKRVAGTLTLHASDKSYLVGIAKYLWGHRYREEMQHVSLDLTDDWTGEEAAAPSSTRLLRFLETAGQKCMELLRAFYYDQLPLREIATQFGYAGVRSATVRKYKCLEKVRDTVKEKSLQYEDFFD
- a CDS encoding ATP-dependent Clp protease proteolytic subunit produces the protein MFTPTTPQANLVPMVIDSSSRGERAFDIYSLLLKERVIFLGSGIDDQVANLIVAQLLYLNSQSQKEQINLYIHSPGGSVYAGLAIYDAMQMIAAPVSTVSVGFSASMGTALLAAGCKGKRYALPHATIHMHPTGGGAKGYTEDVRIATREQERIQTQLFHLIGKHCGRSWREVEEFFIRDKYMNAIEAQEFGLIDEVLGDTSDLILLKQSALEVTFFGNGKPLTNG
- a CDS encoding nuclear transport factor 2 family protein: MELTKKQVVAAEEALIAAMRRNDAEALDPMLHDALIFHTPDGQRVTKAMDLDAHRSGGMVVHTFEVRERHVEIVGDTAVLSFHLNGSASVFGQPMDGQFRYLRVWKWLDRRLQVIGGSFIRIE
- a CDS encoding RDD family protein; protein product: MDFEHDYQLKTKPSLGKRCVAGLIDYGLIMSYFFLMIYSFGEPNDEGGYSVNGWPGFSITVVWFILTIGLEQMTGSTLGNKSQGLKVAPKTDPRKSLTFGQSLKRHLLDMIDLWPFGLLGILTIKNTEYNQRLGDLWAKTVVLDKADSEQGLKQKEIKN
- a CDS encoding DUF2116 family Zn-ribbon domain-containing protein: MSETEERHCEECGTVLHGRADQRFCSDQCRTSHHNRQRTDATNLVRRINRILLKNRRILEKLNPEGRVVKVTEEALRRQGFDFKHFTSTYVTRKNDTYYYCYDQGYLQQEGGMFVLVVNRDYKQATADAG
- a CDS encoding single-stranded DNA-binding protein, producing MNALRNRVMLIGKLGADPEIKQLNSSPGAAPRTLAKFSLATDEVYRNAQGEKVTETQWHSITAWGRLAEIAAQYLTKGREVAVEGKIVYRSYEDAQGNRRFSTEIVINDLLMLGQKPKAETELDPLLVA